TGACCCCTACGTTTAATGTTGATCAGGAAATTGCAAAAGATAACAGGGCCATTGGTTTTATTGCGATGGTCCTGTCCATCGGTTTTTCGTATATCATAGGGGCATCCTTGCCTCGTTAGACGGGTTGAACGATATTTCAAACGAGAGTATAATTTGATTTGGCGAAAGAGTACCAAACTATTCTGCCCAATCAACGTCCTTTTTACGAAAAAGAGGACAAGCCAAGATTGTATGGGGGAGGAACAGCCTTGGAAACGTTGTACAAGGTCCTCATCGGATTGTGTGTGCTTTTTATCGCTGCAGGTGTTTACTACCTGTCCTAAAAATATAACGCAAGTTGGTCGCGTGACTTCTACAGTCATACGGACCTTACTTGGAGTATGTGAAAGAGGAGATACGCAATGACTCAACCTGTACGCGTAGCTGTTGTGGGATTGGGGTTTGTAGGCTTGCCGTTGGCGCTTACCTATGCCATGAAAGGAGCAAACGTCATCGGTATTGACGTCTTACCGCATGTCGTCGATGAGATCAATGCGGCACATTCCCATCACCTGGAGTCCTATCAGGGGAAAACGTTGCCAGAGATCCTCAAAGAGCAGATTGAAGCAAAACGCTTCCGTGCAACGTCCTCCTACGAGGAAGCGGCAGCGGAAGTCCATAACTATATTGTAACAGTCGGATTGCCTGTTCATAACGGCGATCCTGATCTCGGACCGCTGAAAAGCTGTGCGCAATCGCTTGGTCGTGTACTGAAAAAAGGCGATACCATCATGATCCGCAGTACCGTCGTACCAGGAACGACAGAAGACGTGATTCTGCCGATTTTGGAGGAAACAAGCGGTCTTGTTGCGGGTGTCGATTTCTACCTGACATATTGCTCGGAGCGAATTGCAGAAGGCCGTGCTTTTGAAGAGTTCATCCACATGCCGCTCGTTTTGGGAGGCATCAACGAGCAAAGCGCCGAAAAAGGAAAAGAGTTGCTGTCCTTCATCAGCGAGACGGACATCACGATCACGGATATCCGTGTAGTCGAGACAGCAAAAGTCATCGAGAACATCCAGCGTGATGTGAACATTGCGATGGTACAGGAATTTGCTCGTTTCTCCGAGGCATTTGGCATCGATACGTTCGAGTTGATCAAGGTTGCCAATACGCACACGCGTGTAAACCTGTTATCGCCAGGACCGGGTGTAGGCGGCTTCTGCTTGCCGAATGCACTGTACTACTTGCAGCCTAAGGCACGTGAATTGGAAGTAAACCTGCCGATTCTGCAATTGGCTCGCAACACGAATGATGCAGTCCCTGATGTGTTGATCGGAATGCTCGAGCAAGCCTTGAAAAATAATGGCAAGACATTGGCAGGAAGCCGCGTAGCTGTATTGGGAATGGCGATGAAAGACTTTTCCAATGACGACCGCGTAAGCCCTGTCCATGACCTGATTAAGCTGCTCATGGCAAAAGGAGTAGACGTTCGTTCGTACGATCCGGCTGTTCCGACTGTGTATGATCACAAGGTTGACAGTTTGGACAAAGCAGTGAATGGAGCAGATGCGTTGTTCCTGACTGCTGTACAAAAGGAATTTGCTGAGGCGGATTGGGCTCATGTTGCCGAAAAGATGGCTGACGCGCCGATCCTCTTCGACACGAAGAACCGCATCCCGCGTGACCTTGTTAGCAAGGCGACTGTGGTGCGCATTTAATTCTTGAACAAGTTCCACTGATTTGAATGCCAAAACCTCTCTAAACGCACGTAAAAGCGTTTGGAGAGGTTTTTTTCATAAAGTAGTGAACCATATTGAACGAGAGAGCCAATACAAGGTGTATACAATTTCAGGGGGCCCTCCGATGAATGATCAAATGTTAGAACTGTGGCTGGACCGTTTGCGTGATGGAGATCAAGAAGCTTTTGAGGTGATCTACAGCATGACGCGGACAAAAATTTACGGTACCGTAGCAGCCATGGTCACGAATAAAGAAGATGTTCATGATATTGTAAGCGAAATTTACTATCAGCTATGGAGATCACTGCCTGCTTATGATCGCAAGCGTCCGTTTCTGTTCTGGGTGAATGGGATTGTCATTAGACAGGTGAAAAACTGGCGAAGACAGATTTGGAGAAGATTCCGTCTGTTAGAACGAAAACAGAGCTTGGAAGAAGAGAAACATGTCGAAACGCCGGATGAGCCAATGCTTGCGATGGAATCTGCCACAGAGATGCAGCAAGCAATCCAAATGCTGCCGTTCAAGCTGCGGATCGTCGTCATTTATCGGTATTACTACGATTATACGTACGACCAGATTGCCGAACTGCTGCAAATACCTGTGGGGACAGCAAAATCGAGAAATCATCTGGCATTAAAGCGAATCCGCGAGTGGATTGACGTTGAATGGAATGAGGAGGAACTCCAAACATGTCTATCGAAAAAATCATAAAACAGTCTCTCACCAAACAAATAGACGAGACCACGATCCCTGATGAACTCGATCAGCGCGTAAGGCAGTCCTTTCATCGCTATCACGAAAAAAAGGAGACTGTAACGATGAAGAAAAAATTAGTTATGATGGGATTAATTGCTGCTATTATACTGCCGACTGGAGTATATGCGGCTTTAAATGGAACCTCTTATTTTGCAGACAATCCAAAAGACTTGAACGGTTTGGTGGGTGAAGAGGTTAAGCGAGCAGCGGCAGAAGGGTTGTCCATTCCGATCGATCAAAAAATTACCGATCAGGGGATTACGATTCATTTTACGGAAGTGTATGCGGAAGATAGCAAGGTTCTGCTGCACTATCGCATTGAACAACAAAATGGAGAACTGGTGCCTTTCGAATTCGATACGACAGGTTTAGATGTGGTAGGCGAAGCAAATGGCAATCCCATGTACCAGGATAAAGGCTTGGAAGGTCCAAGTGTCCTAAACTTTTTCGGAACCAAAGAGGATACTATGCCTTTCTACTTAACAGATGAATCCGGTAAGGAACTAGAGGTGGGAATAGCCGATCATAACAAGCCAGAGGGCGTTCTTGCCTTCACCTCGCGTGAATCCAAGCTACCACAACCACTCACCTTAAATATCGATGTGAACCGGATCGGCAAAACAAAGGGCAACTGGAAGGGACAGTTTATTGTGGACCAGAGCAAAGCCAAAGAAGCAACAGAGGCTGCGAAGTAGGAGAAAAAAATTCGGTCACGTATAATAAGCCTCGTAAATGGCAATAGTAACCGAGGTAAGACAATATTTCAAATGTCATGTAAGGGTTACATGCTAGGAGGCAAAAATGGAACGTGGAAGAGTAAAGTGGTTCAACAGTGAAAAAGGTTTCGGTTTTATCGAGCGTGATGGTGGAGATGACGTATTCGTCCATTTCTCCGCAATTCAGGGCGAAGGGTACAAATCCTTGGACGAAGGGCAAGAGGTTGAGTTTGACGTAGAAAACGGTCAACGCGGTCCTCAAGCGACGAACGTTCGGAAATTATAAAAGCTGAAACGACAAGCAGACTCAGATGATGGGTCTGCTTTTTTATTTGGTTAAGAGGAGTAGTGGCAGTGGGGGAAAGAAGTGAATTTCCAGTCTACGCTTCAGCCTACGCCATACTGAGGGAGGGACTGTCCGCTTCGGAATGCGAACAAAAGTGCATTTTTTGCAACTCCACACCATTTGTCCAACACGCTTTGTCCGTCTTTCGCATTTACATGTAGTAGTCTCATGTAAAGGAATGAACTGCACATGTCTCGTCGGAAAGATAAGCTGACTGTCATTTACCAAAAGGGTAAAAAGCGAATGGTCGTGAAGACGTTTTTGCACGAAACCAGTAGGGTGGTTGTTGTACTGAATACGCAGTTTACGAACGCCCCAAACACGACTCAAATTGCCAGCGGAGCAGGACGAAGTAGTGCTGCCGGTAATGATGCAGCCATCGATTCAGCCAACACACTGCAACAACAGAGCGTGGGAGCTGGTGGAATTGCGCGAAATCGGGGAATGGCCGGCAAGCAATCGGAGTATCGTGGTCACCATAAGGGCAAAAAGAAAAACGGAAAAGAAGCTATTGTGGTGATAAACGACCAGGTAGTCAAGCTGGCAAGACGCCTTGCAAATGCTTCCGCCACACAAGTAGCAGGTGGGGGTGGCACATACAGTACAGGTGGCACAAATGCTGCGATTGAAAGCTCCAACACGAAGCAACAGCACGCTGTTGGAGGCGGGCCAGGCTCTCGGGCGTCCAATCGAGGAATGAACAACAGGCAAAAGGTGAAAGCGAAGGCAAAAGCAAGAAAGGGAAAAAGAGGATTTCGGTCACGTGTAGCGCGGAAACGGAAGAATAGGCGCGCTTGAAAAATCTCCCGTCAAAATGGAGAACGGAAGAGCTGATTTCAAGCCCTTCCGTTCCTCCCTTCTCTTATTAAAAAAATTCAGCACCCGACGCCAGGTTCAGCATGGCGCGCATTGTTTTGTACATATCTTGCGGATTGGCTGCATTGTAATAAACTGTGTTTGTTGCTGTTTCGTAGCGCGTGCCCGGGACAATTGCGGCCATCTCGGCTTGTCCTGCATGCGAGAATTCCATTGCCAGCTCTACAGGTACAGCTGTACGGAATGGCTGGATGTTGTTCCGGTTGCGCAAGGCATTGGCCGTCTTGCGCTTCAGTTCAGCGGTCGCTTCTTCACGCGAGAGACAGATCGCAGCTGTGCGGGATACCGCTTCCTTCACGATCGCTGTTTGGATGCCCGGAATTAGTTCCTGTGCTTCGACGGCAATGAGATTATCACCAGACACCATGACAACAGGAACGTTGTGCATGCCCGCAATCGCGGCGTTAAAGCCGAACTCACCCACTACTTGTCCGTTGATATACATATTGTGAACCACCCCGGACATCGTATGACTGAGCACGCCAGGAATTCCTTGGCGGGTATGATAGCCGATAAACATCGCTGCATCAAAGCTCTCATCGATTCCCTGCATCATGGATGAATCGCGTGGAGAACCTGCCAACAGTCTCGCTTTC
This genomic stretch from Brevibacillus brevis harbors:
- a CDS encoding nucleotide sugar dehydrogenase, coding for MTQPVRVAVVGLGFVGLPLALTYAMKGANVIGIDVLPHVVDEINAAHSHHLESYQGKTLPEILKEQIEAKRFRATSSYEEAAAEVHNYIVTVGLPVHNGDPDLGPLKSCAQSLGRVLKKGDTIMIRSTVVPGTTEDVILPILEETSGLVAGVDFYLTYCSERIAEGRAFEEFIHMPLVLGGINEQSAEKGKELLSFISETDITITDIRVVETAKVIENIQRDVNIAMVQEFARFSEAFGIDTFELIKVANTHTRVNLLSPGPGVGGFCLPNALYYLQPKARELEVNLPILQLARNTNDAVPDVLIGMLEQALKNNGKTLAGSRVAVLGMAMKDFSNDDRVSPVHDLIKLLMAKGVDVRSYDPAVPTVYDHKVDSLDKAVNGADALFLTAVQKEFAEADWAHVAEKMADAPILFDTKNRIPRDLVSKATVVRI
- a CDS encoding sigma-70 family RNA polymerase sigma factor; this translates as MNDQMLELWLDRLRDGDQEAFEVIYSMTRTKIYGTVAAMVTNKEDVHDIVSEIYYQLWRSLPAYDRKRPFLFWVNGIVIRQVKNWRRQIWRRFRLLERKQSLEEEKHVETPDEPMLAMESATEMQQAIQMLPFKLRIVVIYRYYYDYTYDQIAELLQIPVGTAKSRNHLALKRIREWIDVEWNEEELQTCLSKKS
- a CDS encoding DUF4179 domain-containing protein, with protein sequence MSIEKIIKQSLTKQIDETTIPDELDQRVRQSFHRYHEKKETVTMKKKLVMMGLIAAIILPTGVYAALNGTSYFADNPKDLNGLVGEEVKRAAAEGLSIPIDQKITDQGITIHFTEVYAEDSKVLLHYRIEQQNGELVPFEFDTTGLDVVGEANGNPMYQDKGLEGPSVLNFFGTKEDTMPFYLTDESGKELEVGIADHNKPEGVLAFTSRESKLPQPLTLNIDVNRIGKTKGNWKGQFIVDQSKAKEATEAAK
- a CDS encoding cold-shock protein; the protein is MERGRVKWFNSEKGFGFIERDGGDDVFVHFSAIQGEGYKSLDEGQEVEFDVENGQRGPQATNVRKL
- a CDS encoding M55 family metallopeptidase, which translates into the protein MKLFLSVDMEGISGIVDTSYINPASGVNYQRGRQFMTDDANAVIEAALESGVTDIVVADSHNTMNNILWEKLHPKARLLAGSPRDSSMMQGIDESFDAAMFIGYHTRQGIPGVLSHTMSGVVHNMYINGQVVGEFGFNAAIAGMHNVPVVMVSGDNLIAVEAQELIPGIQTAIVKEAVSRTAAICLSREEATAELKRKTANALRNRNNIQPFRTAVPVELAMEFSHAGQAEMAAIVPGTRYETATNTVYYNAANPQDMYKTMRAMLNLASGAEFF